The following are encoded in a window of Desulfuromonas sp. genomic DNA:
- a CDS encoding glycolate oxidase subunit GlcD, giving the protein MVNANVIKELEKIVGTDHVSTDRADLICYSYDATQKQYLPEVVVHAGSAEEIARIMRLANEQSIPVFPRGAGSGFTGGSLPTAAGIVLVTTRLDRIIEIDEENLVATVEPGVVTGQFQKEVEKRGLFYPPDPASLKFSTLGGNVAECAGGPRCVKYGVTKDFILGLEVVTPTGEIITTGGPTMKGVVGYDLTKLLCGSEGTLGIITRIIIKLLPLPEAKKTMLVLFDSIDGAARAVSDIIRGKIIPTTLEFMDAATIDCVRQATDLEVPEQAKAVLIIEVDGEIDVIERQVKRIGEIVQPLGVVETRIAETAAESEALWQIRRSVSASLRKVNPDKYNEDICVPRSKVPEMIRKVEAIASEFNIPIVNFGHAGDGNIHVNIMIDRQQPGEEEKAEQAIGAVFKAALELGGTMSGEHGVGIMKAPYIPLELSGSVADYMKTIKKALDPNNILNPGKIFLD; this is encoded by the coding sequence ATGGTTAATGCAAATGTCATAAAAGAACTCGAAAAGATTGTCGGCACGGATCACGTTTCTACCGACAGGGCCGACCTGATCTGCTATTCCTACGATGCGACCCAGAAGCAGTACCTTCCTGAGGTCGTGGTCCATGCCGGCTCAGCCGAAGAGATCGCCCGGATTATGCGTCTGGCCAATGAACAATCGATTCCGGTTTTCCCGCGTGGAGCCGGTAGCGGTTTCACCGGTGGCTCGCTACCGACCGCCGCCGGCATTGTCCTGGTAACAACCCGGCTCGACCGGATTATCGAGATTGATGAAGAGAACCTGGTCGCCACGGTCGAACCGGGAGTTGTCACCGGACAGTTCCAGAAGGAGGTCGAGAAGCGCGGCCTTTTCTATCCGCCCGATCCGGCCTCCCTCAAATTTTCGACCCTCGGCGGCAACGTCGCCGAATGCGCCGGCGGCCCGCGTTGCGTCAAGTATGGAGTGACCAAGGACTTTATTCTCGGTCTCGAAGTCGTGACCCCGACCGGGGAGATCATTACCACCGGCGGCCCGACCATGAAAGGGGTCGTCGGATATGATCTGACCAAGCTGCTCTGCGGCTCGGAGGGGACTCTCGGTATTATCACCCGTATCATCATCAAGCTCCTGCCGCTGCCGGAAGCGAAAAAAACCATGCTGGTACTGTTCGATTCGATCGACGGCGCCGCCCGGGCGGTCTCCGACATAATTCGCGGTAAAATCATCCCGACGACTCTTGAATTCATGGATGCCGCAACGATTGATTGCGTGCGTCAGGCAACCGATCTCGAAGTTCCGGAACAGGCGAAAGCGGTTTTGATTATCGAGGTTGATGGTGAAATAGACGTTATCGAACGCCAGGTAAAACGGATTGGTGAGATTGTTCAGCCGCTCGGCGTCGTTGAGACCCGCATCGCCGAGACCGCCGCCGAGAGCGAAGCGCTCTGGCAGATCCGCCGCTCGGTGTCGGCATCGCTGCGCAAGGTCAATCCCGATAAATACAATGAGGATATCTGCGTGCCGCGCAGCAAGGTTCCGGAAATGATCCGCAAGGTCGAAGCAATCGCCTCGGAGTTCAACATCCCGATCGTCAACTTCGGGCATGCCGGCGATGGCAACATTCACGTCAACATCATGATCGATCGCCAGCAGCCGGGCGAAGAGGAAAAGGCCGAACAGGCGATCGGGGCGGTGTTCAAGGCCGCTCTTGAACTTGGCGGCACTATGAGCGGCGAACACGGTGTCGGCATCATGAAGGCTCCCTACATCCCGCTGGAGCTTTCCGGTTCGGTCGCCGACTACATGAAGACCATCAAAAAGGCCCTCGACCCGAACAATATCCTCAATCCGGGAAAGATTTTCCTCGATTGA